The sequence TGTCACGCACGCCACAGACTACCCCGGCACCGACTGTGGGAAGACCGGGGAGATCAAGATGGGCGAGGGGCCGGCGATTGCCCGGGGTGCGAATATCAACCCGATACTGGGCGAGATGCTGATCAACACTGCCAAGAAGGGCAAGATCCCCTACCAGGTGGAGCCGGCTCCGCGTGGCACGGGCACTGATGCCAACGCGATCCAGATCACCCGTGCAGGGGTGGCGGCTGCTCTTGTGAGCATCCCGAACCGCTACATGCACACTGCCGTTGAGGTGGTCTCGCTGGGGGACCTGGACAACGCTGTGAAGGTCATCGCTGAGACCGTGAAGCAGATCAGCAAGACGACCGACTTCACGCCGCTCTAGTCCGTCTCAGGTTGTACGAGCGGGGCTCGACACCGGCGGTTACTGGCCATGCCAGGACGTGCCCCGCAGTCCCTTGGTCCGCCCGTCTCGGCGCGAGCACCACATTCCCACACCCAGGGGCGTGATGCCAGAGTGGTTACCAAAGCAGAGCTCAGTGGGGTCCTGAGAGCACGTCAGCAGGAGATGACCTCGGCCTGGGCCCGACGGATCAAGCAGTCGAGCGACCGTTACCAACTGATGCCGATCGAGGAGATCGAGCAGTCGGTCCGCGAGTTAGTTCTCGGTCTGTCCATGGCCATCGAGAGCGGCGACTTTGGCCCGCTGAGCGCCAGTCTCACAGCCACCGGCGCGATGCGAGCTGCCAGTGGTTTCGAGCCTGCAGAGGTCCAGCGAGCGATACTGATGGGGTGTGACGCAGCGTATCCAGTCCTGGAGGACGCCTTCGGCAAGAATGCCCAGGACCTCGTGTGGTCGGTGACGCAAGTCGAGAAGGCGCTGCACCGAAGCCTGAATCTGTTGCAGGGCGTGATGAGGGACGCGCAAGTCCGACAACGCGAATCTGAGGCAGAGTATGCCCGGCGTCGGCTCGAGAGAACCGAGCGACGCCTGCAGGCCCTGCTGAAGGCTCTCGGAATCGGTGCGATAGCCGTAGACCGGGACAGGATCGTGACCTGGACCGACGAGACAGGGGGAAGCGCGAAGTGCGGCCTGCTGACCCGGGGCGAGGTCATCAACGGGGAAGCGGCACCAGGCCTTCGAGCCGACATCCTCACCGAGGCGCTGACGACCGGCCGCACTCACCGGGCCAAGCGTCAGGGGGAGTGCGACATCTGGATGGCCTTCCCTGTGTTCGCGGAGGACGGGCAGTTGGTGGAAGTCATGGGGCTCCTCGGACGCCCCAATCCAGTGCCTTCCGAGGA is a genomic window of Armatimonadia bacterium containing:
- a CDS encoding RsbRD N-terminal domain-containing protein, with the translated sequence MVTKAELSGVLRARQQEMTSAWARRIKQSSDRYQLMPIEEIEQSVRELVLGLSMAIESGDFGPLSASLTATGAMRAASGFEPAEVQRAILMGCDAAYPVLEDAFGKNAQDLVWSVTQVEKALHRSLNLLQGVMRDAQVRQRESEAEYARRRLERTERRLQALLKALGIGAIAVDRDRIVTWTDETGGSAKCGLLTRGEVINGEAAPGLRADILTEALTTGRTHRAKRQGECDIWMAFPVFAEDGQLVEVMGLLGRPNPVPSEDAEA